One window of Inquilinus sp. Marseille-Q2685 genomic DNA carries:
- a CDS encoding thioesterase family protein, whose product MPATAANPTSPSARTIAAPLRLHREAVRAEWTDYNGHLNDGYYAVIFSHATDAFLEFAGIDAAYRARSRRTVFTGEMKIRYRREAHSGDEVAVETRLGAMDAKRFTLHHLMRRAADGTVLAESEVLNLSIDATGPKVEPFEAEIHDRLSEIRAAHEAAAEDEKG is encoded by the coding sequence ATGCCAGCGACCGCGGCCAACCCGACATCCCCGTCCGCCCGGACGATCGCGGCGCCGCTGCGGCTGCACCGCGAGGCGGTGCGGGCGGAGTGGACCGACTACAACGGCCATCTCAACGACGGCTACTACGCCGTCATCTTCAGCCACGCCACCGACGCCTTCCTGGAGTTCGCCGGCATCGACGCCGCCTACCGGGCGCGCAGCCGGCGCACCGTCTTCACCGGCGAGATGAAGATCCGCTACCGGCGCGAGGCCCATTCCGGCGACGAGGTGGCGGTCGAAACCCGGCTGGGCGCGATGGACGCCAAGCGCTTCACCCTGCACCACCTGATGCGCCGCGCCGCGGACGGCACCGTGCTGGCCGAGAGCGAGGTGCTGAACCTGTCGATCGACGCGACCGGGCCGAAGGTCGAGCCGTTCGAGGCCGAGATCCACGACCGCTTGAGCGAGATCCGCGCCGCCCACGAGGCCGCAGCGGAGGACGAGAAGGGCTGA
- a CDS encoding D-alanyl-D-alanine carboxypeptidase family protein, producing the protein MTKIAMPAPLFRATILLATLAALPAGAATVDTIAKQAILIDTTTDTVLMEKAADERMPTSSMSKMMTAYLVYDALRDGRITLDTKFPVSKKAWQTGGSKMFVQVGDSIRVEDLLRGLLIQSGNDAAVVLAEGLAGSESAFADRMNEMAKRLGMNASHFVTSNGLPDPEHYSTARDLAILAERMISDFPQYYRYDGEREFTWNKIKQGNRNPLLYRDMGVDGIKTGHTDSGGYGLTASGVRDNRRLILVVNGLPSMQSRADEGARLLEWGWNQFRLYPLFKAGAAVDEATVWLGAEDKVPVTVAQDLAMTLQPADFDKMTVTARFQEPIEAPIAKGQVLGELDIAPPDGPVRKVPLVAAQDVPEASIFRALGMKLGLLLGL; encoded by the coding sequence ATGACCAAGATCGCGATGCCGGCCCCCCTCTTCCGTGCCACAATCCTCCTCGCCACCCTGGCCGCGCTGCCCGCCGGCGCGGCCACCGTCGACACCATCGCCAAACAGGCGATCCTGATCGACACCACCACCGACACGGTGCTGATGGAGAAGGCCGCGGACGAGCGCATGCCGACATCGTCGATGAGCAAGATGATGACGGCCTATCTGGTCTACGACGCGCTGCGGGACGGCCGGATCACGCTCGACACCAAGTTCCCGGTCAGCAAGAAGGCCTGGCAGACCGGCGGGTCGAAGATGTTCGTCCAGGTCGGGGACAGCATCCGGGTCGAGGACCTGCTGCGCGGCCTCCTGATCCAGTCCGGCAACGACGCCGCGGTGGTGCTGGCCGAAGGCCTGGCGGGGTCGGAGAGCGCCTTCGCCGACCGCATGAACGAGATGGCGAAAAGGCTGGGCATGAACGCCAGCCACTTCGTCACCTCCAACGGCCTGCCGGACCCGGAGCACTATTCGACCGCGCGCGACCTGGCGATCCTGGCCGAGCGGATGATCTCGGACTTCCCGCAATACTATCGCTACGACGGCGAGCGGGAGTTCACCTGGAACAAGATCAAGCAGGGCAACCGCAATCCGTTGCTGTACCGCGACATGGGCGTGGACGGGATCAAGACCGGCCACACCGACTCCGGCGGCTACGGCCTGACCGCCTCGGGCGTTCGCGACAACCGCCGGCTGATCCTGGTGGTCAACGGGCTGCCCAGCATGCAGTCCCGCGCCGACGAGGGCGCCCGGCTGCTGGAATGGGGCTGGAACCAGTTCCGCCTGTACCCGCTGTTCAAGGCCGGTGCCGCGGTCGACGAGGCGACGGTGTGGCTCGGCGCCGAGGACAAGGTGCCGGTGACGGTGGCGCAGGACCTGGCCATGACCCTGCAGCCGGCCGATTTCGACAAGATGACCGTCACCGCCCGGTTCCAGGAGCCGATCGAGGCGCCGATCGCCAAGGGCCAGGTGCTGGGCGAGCTCGACATCGCCCCGCCGGACGGGCCGGTGCGCAAGGTGCCGCTGGTCGCCGCCCAGGACGTGCCGGAGGCCTCGATCTTCCGTGCCCTCGGCATGAAGCTCGGCCTGCTGCTGGGCCTCTGA
- a CDS encoding helix-turn-helix transcriptional regulator has product MLKHADIWAAIDRLARLNGLSASGLARRAGLDPTTFNPSKRQSSDGKLRWPSTESISKILDATNSSMAAFVRLIDDGSGLPARRIPVISHAQAVADGLFDDAGRPTGKGWDEVDFPNLSDPSAYALEVTGGDLAPIYRDGDVIVVSPAAGLRRGDRVVAKTADGALLIGELVRISANRIDLKPLSGDEPAQSLKLSDVVWKARIVWASQ; this is encoded by the coding sequence ATGCTGAAGCACGCCGACATCTGGGCGGCGATCGACCGTCTCGCCAGGCTCAACGGCTTGTCCGCATCGGGCCTTGCGCGCCGCGCGGGGCTCGACCCCACGACCTTCAATCCAAGCAAGCGCCAGTCGAGCGACGGCAAGCTGCGCTGGCCGTCCACCGAGAGCATCTCCAAGATCCTCGACGCGACCAACAGCTCGATGGCCGCCTTCGTGCGGCTGATCGACGACGGATCGGGCCTGCCGGCCCGGCGAATCCCCGTCATCAGCCACGCCCAGGCCGTCGCCGACGGGCTGTTCGACGACGCGGGCCGCCCCACCGGCAAGGGGTGGGACGAGGTGGATTTCCCGAACCTGTCCGACCCGAGCGCCTATGCGCTGGAGGTCACGGGCGGCGACCTGGCGCCGATCTACCGGGACGGCGACGTCATCGTCGTCTCGCCGGCGGCCGGGCTGCGCCGCGGCGACCGGGTGGTGGCGAAGACGGCCGACGGGGCGCTGCTGATCGGCGAGCTGGTGCGGATCAGCGCCAACCGGATCGACCTGAAGCCCTTGTCGGGCGACGAGCCGGCGCAGTCGCTGAAGCTGTCGGACGTGGTCTGGAAGGCCCGCATCGTCTGGGCGAGCCAGTAG
- a CDS encoding branched-chain amino acid aminotransferase, whose translation MARQAWTFLDGSWQEGNPPIMGPLTHAAWMASIIFDGARGFEGVAPDLDRHCVRAVASAKAMGLEATLPAEEIEALAREGLRRFPADAAVYIRPMFWAEDGWIEPDPAATRFCLSIYDSPLPQPGEDSACFAQGLRRPSPEMAPTRAKAACLYPQSGFAMRQAKSRGFTNAVMLDPIGNVAEFATANIFMAKDGAVHTPAANGTFLAGITRRRVIELLRHDGVEVIERAIRPEELVDADEIFQTGNFAKVLPCTRLEDRHLQPGPFYAKARKLYWDWAHS comes from the coding sequence ATGGCGAGACAAGCGTGGACCTTCCTCGACGGCTCCTGGCAGGAGGGCAATCCGCCGATCATGGGGCCGCTGACCCATGCCGCCTGGATGGCCTCGATCATCTTCGACGGCGCCCGCGGCTTCGAGGGCGTGGCGCCGGATCTCGACCGTCATTGCGTCCGCGCGGTGGCCTCGGCCAAGGCCATGGGGCTGGAGGCGACCCTGCCGGCCGAGGAGATCGAGGCGCTGGCCCGCGAGGGGCTGCGCCGCTTCCCGGCCGACGCCGCGGTCTATATCCGGCCGATGTTCTGGGCCGAGGACGGCTGGATCGAGCCCGACCCGGCAGCGACGCGTTTCTGCCTGTCGATCTATGATTCGCCGCTGCCCCAGCCGGGCGAGGACAGCGCCTGCTTCGCCCAGGGGCTGCGCCGGCCGTCGCCGGAGATGGCGCCGACCCGGGCCAAGGCGGCCTGCCTCTACCCGCAATCCGGCTTCGCCATGCGCCAGGCCAAGAGCCGCGGCTTCACCAATGCGGTGATGCTGGACCCGATCGGCAACGTCGCCGAATTCGCCACCGCCAACATCTTCATGGCCAAGGACGGCGCGGTGCACACCCCGGCGGCGAACGGCACCTTCCTCGCCGGCATCACCCGCCGCCGGGTGATCGAGCTCTTGCGCCACGACGGGGTCGAGGTGATCGAGCGCGCGATCCGGCCGGAGGAGCTGGTCGATGCCGACGAGATCTTCCAGACCGGCAACTTCGCCAAGGTGCTGCCCTGCACCCGGCTGGAGGACCGGCATTTGCAGCCGGGCCCGTTCTACGCCAAGGCCCGCAAGCTGTACTGGGACTGGGCCCATTCTTGA
- a CDS encoding FkbM family methyltransferase, whose protein sequence is MALSPEPVSKDTRNLIRVLEHQGITLVFDVGANVGQYAQRLRRGGYAGRIVSVEPLSAAHAALAAAAAGDPDWAVESRMALGDNDAPVTLQVSGESDMSSVLDFTAEMADLLDGSAYVGTEVASQARLERIFPRHARPDDRVLLKIDTQGTERQVLDGARGVLPRIAAVQMELSVVPVYDGEPSYLDSIRHMAELGFVPALFIPGYFNRRTARLIGMDGVFVRPG, encoded by the coding sequence ATGGCCCTGTCGCCCGAGCCGGTCTCCAAGGACACGCGCAACCTGATCCGGGTGCTCGAACACCAGGGCATCACCCTGGTGTTCGACGTCGGCGCCAATGTCGGCCAGTACGCGCAGCGGCTGCGGCGCGGCGGCTATGCCGGGCGGATCGTCTCGGTCGAGCCGCTGTCGGCCGCCCATGCCGCCCTGGCGGCTGCGGCGGCCGGCGATCCAGACTGGGCGGTCGAGTCGCGGATGGCGCTGGGCGACAACGACGCGCCGGTGACGCTGCAGGTCTCGGGCGAGAGCGACATGAGCTCGGTGCTCGACTTCACCGCCGAGATGGCGGACCTGCTCGACGGCTCGGCCTATGTCGGCACCGAGGTGGCGTCGCAGGCGCGGCTGGAGCGGATCTTCCCGCGCCACGCCCGGCCGGACGACCGGGTGCTGCTGAAGATCGACACCCAGGGCACCGAGCGCCAGGTGCTGGACGGCGCGCGCGGCGTGCTGCCGCGCATCGCCGCGGTACAGATGGAGCTGTCGGTCGTGCCGGTCTATGACGGCGAACCGTCCTATCTCGACAGCATCCGGCACATGGCGGAGCTCGGCTTCGTCCCGGCGCTGTTCATCCCCGGCTATTTCAACCGTCGCACCGCCCGGCTGATCGGCATGGACGGGGTGTTCGTGCGGCCGGGCTAG
- a CDS encoding heparan-alpha-glucosaminide N-acetyltransferase produces MTPSARPGRLPVIDLLRGLALLAMALYHLSWDLTFFRFVDWDLQGDAGWIAARYLIAGSFLALVGVGLVLWDVQGRDWRRWAIRLAKVVAGAAAVTAATRVAIPDQFIFFGILHCIAVASILGLLFLRLPPTANFVLGLAVIALPILWRSALLDHPWLLWTGLGTQPPRSNDYEPLFPWFGPVLLGIALARWWLRARAPGGTVDGDIPGRPLRWAGRHSLAVYLVHQPLLIGLLLLVGMALGRDPWEMLSPAPDPAPLLIDCQVQCEQQGGGTETCHAYCGCMVDGVRAQSLWPALRPDAAPELKDRLRDLAAVCSR; encoded by the coding sequence ATGACCCCTTCCGCGCGTCCCGGCCGCCTGCCGGTCATCGACCTGCTCCGCGGCCTGGCGCTGCTGGCGATGGCCCTCTACCACCTGTCCTGGGACCTGACGTTCTTCCGCTTCGTCGACTGGGACCTGCAGGGCGACGCCGGCTGGATCGCGGCGCGCTACCTGATCGCCGGCAGCTTCCTGGCCCTGGTCGGCGTCGGCCTGGTGCTGTGGGACGTGCAGGGCCGCGACTGGCGGCGCTGGGCGATCCGGCTTGCCAAGGTCGTGGCCGGCGCCGCCGCGGTCACGGCGGCGACCCGGGTCGCGATTCCCGACCAGTTCATCTTCTTCGGCATCCTGCACTGCATCGCCGTGGCCAGCATCCTCGGCCTCCTGTTCCTGCGGCTGCCGCCGACCGCGAACTTCGTTCTCGGCCTCGCCGTGATCGCGCTGCCGATCCTGTGGCGTTCGGCCCTGCTCGACCATCCCTGGCTGCTCTGGACCGGGCTCGGCACCCAACCGCCGCGCAGCAACGACTATGAGCCGCTGTTTCCCTGGTTCGGGCCGGTGCTGCTGGGCATCGCCCTGGCCCGCTGGTGGCTGCGGGCCCGCGCGCCCGGCGGAACCGTCGACGGCGACATCCCGGGCCGGCCGCTGCGCTGGGCGGGGCGGCACAGCCTGGCCGTCTATCTGGTCCACCAGCCGCTGCTGATCGGCCTGCTGCTGCTGGTCGGGATGGCGCTCGGCCGCGATCCCTGGGAGATGCTGTCGCCGGCGCCGGACCCGGCGCCGCTGCTGATCGACTGCCAGGTGCAATGCGAGCAGCAGGGCGGCGGCACCGAGACCTGCCATGCCTATTGCGGCTGCATGGTCGACGGGGTCCGGGCCCAGAGCCTGTGGCCGGCGCTGCGGCCGGATGCGGCGCCCGAGCTCAAGGATCGCCTGCGCGATCTGGCCGCCGTCTGCAGCCGATAG